TCGCATCAAAGCTCGAAGCGATTTAATTTAAAAACCGTTTCAAGAAGAACAACGGAAAATAATTGTAATCACTCTGTAATCAGAGTCACGGTTTGCAAAAGAGGGATCGTTGAGGCAGATAAGCAAATGGCTTTAGTTCCAACTACTATCCCCGATGGACCCGTCGTCACCGAGGTTGATATGGGCGCTGACTCCGCCACTCCTACGGTTCGTGCAACTGTCGTTCAAGCTTCAACCATCTTCTACGACACTCCCGCTACTCTAGGTATTCCACTGCTACTTCCCCACTATACCGGTGTTGATTTTTTTACATCAGTTTCCATCAGTTGCAGATAATTGTCAACAACCCAGTTGGGAGAAACCATGGATTTTACTGGATTAATCGTTTCCACAAACAGGGTTGAGACTATTTTTCATTGACTACTCGTCCACCATGTTGGTTTGCTTTGTCAGTGACAGACAGTGTCATCTATGTTTCCTTTCATTATTAATAACCCATTTGAAGAAACCTTGAATTCTAGTTTGATTACACAATTTCACCAGacaatttcatttttgtttcttttcattaCTGTAAACCCAGTGGAGAGAAACCATGGATCCTAGTAGATTACTTGTTTCTTTAGTGACATTTAAAGTTTATATTCCTTGTTCTATGAGCAGATAAGGCAGAGAGACTGATTGCCGATGCATCTGCATTGGGGTCGCAGTTGGTTGTGTTTCCGGAGGCTTTTATTGGTGGTTATCCTCGGGGTTCAACCTTTGGTGTCACTATTGGTGCCCGTTCCCTCAAGGGTAAAGAAGAGTTCCGGAAATATCATGCAGCTGCAATTGATGTACCAGGTgaaatttcttccctttttataGCTTTGTGTGCAAATTGGTATGGTGCATTATTTGAAGGCTTTTAGGACCGTGtcttaaaatttcatttttgtttcttttcattaCTATAAGCCCAGCGGAGAGAAAATTGTTTTCCTTATACTTTTCAATATTGTTATTTATCAAAGTGTAGGACTAGAGGAATCCTTTTGATAGAATTTTTGAGTTGGAAATTTCTAGATGTGTCAAAAGGTATTAAATGGCTACGATTTTTTCCTGACTCCCTGGAAGACATGAGCTTGATGATTTCTATGCCAAGGAAAGGAACTGTTTCGTGTGATCAACATTACATGCAGTGGAAGTCCTTAGTCAGTAGTAGGTGACCATATTTTCCTGCTTTTTATATGTAGAGAGAAGGTTATGATAGGGTATGAGAGTGAGGTTGCCAAGTGTCTCTACAGCTTATGATAGGGTATTATTTAGATCGTGGTTGGAGATCTCTTGCTTTAGGTTGTAATCAGACCTTCCAAGCATGTTTGCGGAGGTTATGTTAACATGGAAAAACATCACAGCTGCAGGGCCTACGTCCGATGAAAATGCGTATACTGTATAATGTGTTTGTGACATTAAATTATCATCACATTCATAAACATACCTTTATGTTTAATTTGTGCAAACAGGACCTGAAGTTGATCGACTGGCAGCAATTGCTGGAAAGTATAAAATTTATTTAGTGATGGGTgcaatagagagagagggatacACCCTCTATTGCACTGTTCTGTTTTTCAATTCTCAAGGGCAGTACCTTGGGAAACACAGGAAACTTATGCCAACAGCATTGGAGCGTATAATGTGGGGTTTTGGAGATGGATCTACGATTCCTGTATTTGAGACTCCGATTGGGAAGATAGGTGCCCTCATTTGCTGGGAGAACCGAATGCCTCTATTGAGAACAGCAATGTATGGTAAAGGTAAACATATTAACATTTCATTTTTTGAGATATGGAACAGTCATTTATACAGTGTTCTTTTATAAGATTActcattttttaattaatgttATTTTTTGGATGATGTCATCCATTCTTCCTTTTTGTTGCTTTATAATGTTTTAAATTGTCGAGTGAGTTGACTTTGTGGCTTGACAGTCGAGTTGTACATCAGACACATTTTCCAGCCTTTTGCTGCTATACACAATGATACCCATGCATAGTAGTGGGAACTCACCATTTGGTTCTCTGTTTTGGGAGATCATGTAGAGCAAATTTGATGCTCTTGCATGCTATAGAAGATCCattattttatgttgatgattGAAATGATCTGTTaaccagggaaaaaaaaaagatgaaaagatTTGATAGATAATTCCtttagatatctaaaatagagGTAAATAACGCAAACTGCAGCTCAGACAATTGGATGCTTTAAGGTCCATGGTCCTTCTCATGTGCAGAGGGCATAGGTGATTTGTCATGTAAACATGGATTCTATGATACAAGGATTATTTGCTTGTGCTGGTAATTGTAAATAATGGATTGACAATTATTGGTAAGACGTTTGGTTGAATAAGAAACTCATCTCAAAGTCCAGTTTGAGATTGAAGGATCTATATGTCCGTGGTCCATTTTCTTGACTGCAAGATGACCAAATTTTATGTTTGTTTGAACTGTGACTGCCAATTCATTTTCTTTAGTACTTTCTGATCCTCAATCTcactactattttttttttttaatcttttaggCCTTGAGATATATTGCGCACCTACAGCTGATTCAAGGGATGTATGGCAGGCATCCATGACCCATATTGCTCTTGAGGGAGGATGCTTTGTTCTATCTGCAAACCAGTTTTGCAGAAGGAAAGATTATCCACCTCCACCAGAATATGTGTTTGCAGGTACAAATGAAGATCTCTCACCTGATTCTGTTGTATGTGCCGGTGGCAGTGTCATTATTTCGCCATCAGGGCAAGTCTTGGCAGGACCTAACTATGAAGGAGAGGCTCTCATCTCGGCTGATCTAGGTATGCTTCTTCGTTTGGCATTCATCTATGTGAAAGGCATTGATACAACTCAAAACAACACTGAACTATCAGAATGACTGGCATGGCATTTTTTTGAGAAGGTGAAATAAACTTGACATGAATTTCTGCATCACTGGGGATTTTAGGATTAAAACAATTTTCTCCCTGTTAAAACTCTCTGCTGAACTGCCTAGAGCCTGTTTGGGTGTTGGGCTTGCTGGGATTTTGGGTTTCCTCTGTTTGCTTGTCCTTGAAAGTCGTGGTTTCCTACCTTTGCATTTTCTGAAAAGATGTTTtccattatgttttttttttttttttttgactagatatctatttctgttttatttgaGCTCTTCTTTCAGAATGACACTTTACGACCTTAGTGAGTTTGGGTACTGCATGAATGAGAGAGTACTTAAGAGGACAACAGGAAAAACTCTCTTCCCACCTTGCATTTCACATTGGACGCTTGCCTGTGGAGTTCAACTACTAGCCTTGAGCTCCCTTCTAGGATGCTCCTGGGTTGATGCCTCATTACCTAGTCAATTCTAAAC
The DNA window shown above is from Macadamia integrifolia cultivar HAES 741 unplaced genomic scaffold, SCU_Mint_v3 scaffold3585, whole genome shotgun sequence and carries:
- the LOC122068216 gene encoding bifunctional nitrilase/nitrile hydratase NIT4B, with product MALVPTTIPDGPVVTEVDMGADSATPTVRATVVQASTIFYDTPATLDKAERLIADASALGSQLVVFPEAFIGGYPRGSTFGVTIGARSLKGKEEFRKYHAAAIDVPGPEVDRLAAIAGKYKIYLVMGAIEREGYTLYCTVLFFNSQGQYLGKHRKLMPTALERIMWGFGDGSTIPVFETPIGKIGALICWENRMPLLRTAMYGKGLEIYCAPTADSRDVWQASMTHIALEGGCFVLSANQFCRRKDYPPPPEYVFAGTNEDLSPDSVVCAGGSVIISPSGQVLAGPNYEGEALISADLDLGEIARAKFDFDVVGHYARPDVLSLIVRDHPTTPVSFTSASKAKGPQES